One window of Dermacentor andersoni chromosome 7, qqDerAnde1_hic_scaffold, whole genome shotgun sequence genomic DNA carries:
- the LOC126533683 gene encoding leukocyte elastase inhibitor-like, translating into MDVMSIPLERAVGRATKLPAIILTSVVATFLTFLAAPLPPAYAAGYSPMYGSAAAWSETSWRTRTRNASRCFRRSRRWTTLGSPRCAGLGAAPARRWRLYLLLTVQSPQKSALSMATWLRRRRARRPSGRPVLQQFSLQLYRALSRERLNVFISPFGTAVALVTALAGSRGDTAEQILAALGASHEEEVLQELSTVGRILEPLSTLHVGLANKMYLSTSLELADSFKEAIHQEFGGQVGIVNFQGDPALAVKEINAWLFRVTGHKMSSVVSVGDVSLSTRVLMVSTAFLRCLWLDKFSELYTAPMPFFADEGKISVPTMCSRRVCNYCHVERLACRVLELPCMMEHLQLLILLPDLQSDLAYIEANITPRDVHDFERRYTRNPLDITLPKFMLDEQVNMARYLTAVGVRDLFNKEEADLTGISDEKELCVHEFLSRSRFEVTDEDPVRLDLGGSNTLKLAERTDLASFEVNRPFMFLVVERQRKAILYIGCLRNPNVT; encoded by the exons atggatgttatgagcatccccttggAACGGGCGGTGGGCCGCGCCACCAAGCTTCCTGCCATTATACTGACTAGTGTTGTGGCTACGTTTCTGACATTTCTGGCTGCTCCACTGCCCCCTGCCTACGCCGCTGGGTATTCGCCCATGTACGG GTCTGCTGCCGCATGGAGCGAGACCTCGTGGCGAACGAGAACGCGCAACGCGAGCCGCTGCTTCCGGCGGTCGCGGCGCTGGACCACGCTGGGCAGCCCCCGCTGCGCCGGCCTTGGTGCGGCCCCAGCGAGGCGCTGGCGACTCTACCTGCTTCTCACAGTACAG AGCCCGCAGAAGTCGGCGCTGTCCATGGCAACTTGGCTGCGGCGAAGGCGAGCCCGCCGGCCCAGCGGGCGTCCGGTGCTGCAGCAATTTTCACTCCAACTGTACCGCGCCCTGTCCCGCGAGCGCCTCAACGTCTTCATCTCACCGTTCGGCACAGCCGTGGCATTG GTCACCGCTCTGGCCGGATCTCGAGGAGACACGGCCGAGCAGATCCTGGCCGCGCTGGGCGCTTCGCACGAGGAAGAGGTCCTGCAAGAGCTCAGCACCGTGGGACGCATCCTGGAGCCGCTGTCGACGCTGCACGTGGGCTTGGCCAACAAGATGTACCTGTCCACCTCCCTGGAGCTCGCGGACTCCTTCAAGGAAGCCATACATCAAGAGTTCGGAGGACAG GTGGGCATCGTGAACTTCCAGGGCGACCCGGCGCTGGCCGTGAAGGAGATCAACGCGTGGCTCTTCCGGGTGACGGGCCACAAGATGAGCAGCGTGGTGAGCGTCGGCGACGTCAGCCTCTCCACCCGCGTGCTGATGGTGAGCACGGCGTTCCTGCGCTGCCTCTGGCTCGACAAGTTCTCCGAGCTGTACACGGCGCCCATGCCGTTCTTCGCCGACGAAGGCAagatcagcgtgccgaccatgtGCTCGCGCCGCGTCTGCAACTACTGCCACGTCGAGCGGCTGGCGTGCCGCGTGCTCGAGCTGCCCTGCATGATGGAGCACCTGCAGCTGCTCATCCTGCTGCCGGACCTGCAGTCGGACCTGGCCTACATCGAGGCCAACATCACGCCGCGCGACGTGCACGACTTCGAGCGCCGGTACACGCGCAACCCGCTCGACATCACGCTGCCCAAGTTCATGCTCGACGAGCAGGTCAACATGGCGCGCTACCTGACGGCGGTTGGCGTACGCGACCTGTTCAACAAGGAGGAGGCCGACCTCACCGGCATATCAG ACGAGAAGGAGCTGTGCGTGCACGAGTTCCTCAGCCGGTCGCGGTTCGAGGTGACCGACGAGGACCCCGTGCGGCTGGACCTTGGCGGCTCGAACACGCTGAAGCTAGCCGAGCGCACCGACCTGGCCAGCTTCGAGGTGAACCGGCCCTTCATGTTCCTCGTGGTCGAGCGGCAGCGCAAGGCCATCCTGTACATCGGCTGCCTGCGAAATCCCAACGTTACGTGA